In Microbulbifer sp. GL-2, the following are encoded in one genomic region:
- a CDS encoding YqiJ family protein: MAFLLQDQNLIFTGALVLMLMIAVLEGVMTLIGIGISDLLDNMLPEFDVDAPDGGLTKVLGWLRFGEVPALILLVVFLVAFGVTGLLIQMFVESNFGLLLPEGLLALGVFFLTLPQVRFVGNLLRRFAIGDETEAVGRDSFIGCVAVITIGKAEAGSPAEARFSDEYGTSHYVMVEPDESETFKQGEKVLLVEELGAHFRVTRPTSQHLMENN, from the coding sequence ATGGCATTCCTGCTACAAGACCAGAACCTGATATTTACCGGTGCGCTGGTATTGATGCTAATGATCGCGGTTCTTGAGGGCGTGATGACATTAATCGGCATCGGTATTTCGGATTTACTCGATAATATGTTGCCGGAATTTGATGTAGATGCGCCGGATGGGGGCTTAACAAAGGTCCTGGGCTGGTTGCGTTTTGGTGAGGTGCCAGCATTAATCTTACTGGTGGTTTTTCTGGTAGCTTTCGGTGTTACCGGTCTGCTGATCCAGATGTTTGTCGAGTCCAATTTTGGTCTCTTATTACCCGAAGGCCTGTTGGCATTGGGCGTATTTTTCCTGACTTTGCCGCAAGTGCGTTTTGTCGGCAACTTATTACGCCGTTTCGCTATTGGTGATGAAACTGAGGCGGTAGGACGAGACTCCTTTATTGGCTGCGTGGCAGTGATTACTATCGGTAAGGCCGAAGCCGGATCACCCGCCGAAGCCCGCTTTAGTGATGAATATGGTACTAGCCACTATGTGATGGTGGAGCCTGATGAGAGTGAAACTTTTAAACAGGGGGAGAAGGTGTTACTGGTGGAGGAATTGGGAGCGCATTTTCGTGTAACCCGTCCTACCAGCCAGCACCTGATGGAAAATAATTAA